A stretch of the Oncorhynchus clarkii lewisi isolate Uvic-CL-2024 chromosome 9, UVic_Ocla_1.0, whole genome shotgun sequence genome encodes the following:
- the LOC139417366 gene encoding LOW QUALITY PROTEIN: sal-like protein 4 (The sequence of the model RefSeq protein was modified relative to this genomic sequence to represent the inferred CDS: substituted 1 base at 1 genomic stop codon) — translation MRISTXGANFTTRRICKEGKKIVLLFVPDVCTMSRRKQAKPQQINSDDPGSSEKGVLQDGQTEEIGNEVKRFRMDTAKVCTKCCAEFFNEAEFLEHQNNCTKSHEAVIVKDGEGREVPDSPGDFQNDHRDYQPRSNCLSKSNAESMERMDDEEEPKINGAEQPPKQDQVEMSDSPRPEISHHQSQTSSKLQDSNVTLESMPGTKVAVTQHSSNVGLNNHRSAQTSQEALLAIPMILEQLVALQQQQIQQIHLTEQIRIQVAMMAPQSLHSAKGAAVDPLKALGAHLSQQLSAAAALISKRTSRQSLSIESLKQGKLPQSNSNPTSLAGGLGPMPSKADMLKGLPDLANRLPVLLPQSPGSKAFQSPFTGLSLGMDHSKKVKSKIPNMPESKNGSGCDSMYKHKCKYCGKTFGNDSGLQIHLRSHTGERPFKCNICGNRFTTKGNLKVHFQRHKEKYPHIRMNPHPVPEHLDNIPTSSGIPYGMSMPFEESNMVDMKPMLGIPSPGFHPSALQGFKPSFEGFRSDPFSQRPASSGSDGAFNHEMGSDQHHQVSNELMGALHHMNGKDPPGDHEGSETAKLQQMVDGLEKRTNDPNECYICHRVLSCQSSLKMHYRTHTGERPYKCKICGRAFSTKGNLKAHYSVHRANTPLKMQHSCPICQKKFTNAVVLQQHIRMHMGGQIPNTPMPETQLEASEEMNSPLPDEKSMDFNGFESMEDQYTELDSQEKPSKTSDSLPPSASEEPHQPHQAPQSSVFSSIAALENHMKNLTSSLNLQHQSSTASESDGVPPKESTSASESLREQEYQSGRSPTVSDPVSFHSSSPVNSHVGSSKSKSPELAFPEDYTRNRPRPDSDSGSQDASESNGALDLTAPSFTPKTIKEEPGLYFTNGEYAPSHLPPFLRVPSSLVQLEMQIPPESSMGMSSLFGSQMPQGAGGQQRDSSSAPRRSSKQHLCNSCGKNFSSASALQIHERTHTGEKPFGCTVCGRAFTTRGNLKVHVTTHMWNSSVRRGQRLSLDNPMALMAMSSESGNIMPPPKELDPQPMNFDQSLWNQYAAAFTNGLSMKTNEISVIQNGGMPGSLAGGPLFHSTGGLMEMDGSHSGLPATMAEIEKNGSESVAKSQFPHFMEEGKIAVN, via the exons ATGCGCATTTCTACTTGAGGAGCTAATTTTACAACCCGAAGAATTTGTAAAGAAGGGAAGAAAATTGTGTTACTGTTTGTTCCCGATGTTTGCACCATGTCGAGGCGTAAGCAAGCTAAACCACAGCAAATTAATTCCGATGATCCCGGTTCGTCAGAAAAGG GGGTTCTACAAGATGGTCAAACTGAAGAGATTGGAAATGAGGTGAAGAGGTTTCGAATGGACACAGCGAAGGTCTGCACCAAATGCTGTGCTGAATTTTTCAACGAGGCTGAATTTCTTGAACATCAGAATAATTGCACTAAAAGTCACGAGGCAGTCATCGTGAAAGATGGCGAGGGGAGAGAAGTACCAGACTCCCCTGGTGACTTCCAGAATGACCACAGGGACTACCAGCCCAGAAGTAATTGTCTATCAAAGTCCAATGCAGAGTCTATGGAAAGGATGGATGACGAGGAAGAACCTAAAATAAATGGTGCGGAACAACCACCCAAACAAGACCAGGTAGAGATGTCTGACAGTCCCAGGCCTGAAATTAGTCACCACCAGAGCCAGACCTCATCCAAACTCCAAGATTCAAATGTCACCTTGGAGTCCATGCCTGGCACCAAAGTGGCCGTCACTCAGCATTCATCGAACGTTGGTTTGAACAACCACAGGTCTGCACAGACATCCCAGGAGGCCTTGCTAGCCATCCCCATGATCCTGGAACAGCTGGTGGCTCTTCAGCAGCAGCAGATCCAACAGATCCACCTGACTGAGCAGATCCGTATCCAGGTGGCCATGATGGCTCCACAGAGCCTCCACTCGGCCAAAGGGGCAGCAGTTGACCCTCTTAAAGCCCTAGGAGCTCACCTCTCTCAGCAGCTCTCTGCTGCAGCAGCCCTGATCAGTAAGAGGACTAGCCGCCAGAGTCTCTCGATAGAGTCCCTCAAACAGGGCAAACTACCCCAGTCCAACAGCAACCCCACCTCACTGGCTGGAGGACTGGGGCCAATGCCCTCCAAAGCTGATATGTTGAAGGGGCTTCCAGACCTGGCCAACCGCCTACCAGTGTTACTGCCTCAATCACCAGGCTCCAAGGCCTTTCAAAGTCCCTTCACTGGCCTCTCGTTAGGGATGGATCACTCTAAGAAAGTAAAGAGCAAGATCCCAAACATGCCAGAGTCTAAAAACGGGTCTGGTTGCGACAGCATGTACAAGCACAAGTGTAAGTACTGTGGGAAAACCTTTGGGAACGACAGCGGGCTCCAGATCCATTTGCGCTCGCACACTGGAGAAAGACCATTTAAATGTAACATCTGCGGAAACCGCTTCACAACCAAAGGAAACCTTAAAGTGCATTTCCAGAGACACAAGGAGAAGTACCCTCACATCAGGATGAACCCACACCCTGTGCCAGAACACCTTGACAACATTCCCACCAGCAGCGGCATTCCGTATGGCATGTCAATGCCATTTGAAGAATCCAACATGGTGGACATGAAGCCGATGCTTGGCATCCCATCTCCAGGTTTCCACCCATCAGCACTGCAGGGGTTCAAGCCTTCGTTTGAGGGTTTCAGGAGCGACCCGTTCTCCCAAAGACCGGCATCATCAGGAAGTGACGGAGCGTTCAATCACGAAATGGGCTCTGATCAGCACCACCAGGTATCTAACGAGCTAATGGGAGCGCTGCATCACATGAATGGCAAAGACCCTCCCGGCGACCATGAAGGCTCTGAAACGGCCAAATTACAGCAGATGGTGGATGGGCTGGAGAAGAGGACCAATGACCCAAACGAGTGCTACATCTGCCACAGAGTGCTCAGCTGCCAAAGCTCCCTGAAGATGCATTACCGTACACACACGGGTGAGCGGCCCTACAAGTGTAAGATCTGCGGCCGTGCCTTCtccaccaagggcaacctcaaagCTCATTACAGTGTCCATCGGGCCAACACGCCCCTCAAGATGCAACACTCCTGCCCCATCTGCCAGAAGAAGTTCACCAATGCTGTGGTTCTCCAGCAGCACATCCGCATGCACATGGGAGGCCAGATCCCCAACACCCCCATGCCAGAGACTCAGTTAGAGGCCTCTGAAGAAATGAACTCCCCTCTGCCCGACGAGAAGTCCATGGACTTCAACGGCTTTGAGAGCATGGAAGACCAATACACAGAGCTTGACTCTCAGGAGAAGCCAAGCAAAACCTCAGATTCTCTCCCACCATCTGCGTCTGAGGAACCGCACCAACCCCATCAGGCCCCTCAATCCTCTGTGTTCTCCAGCATAGCGGCACTGGAGAACCACATGAAGAACCTCACCTCATCTCTCAACCTGCAGCACCAAAGCAGCACCGCTTCAGAGAGCGATGGAGTGCCCCCCAAAGAGTCCACCTCAGCCTCCGAGAGCCTCCGGGAGCAAGAGTACCAGAGCGGCCGCAGCCCCACCGTCTCAGACCCTGTCTCCTTCCACTCCTCATCCCCAGTCAACAGCCATGTGGGAAGCAGCAAGTCAAAGTCCCCCGAGTTAGCCTTCCCTGAGGATTACACTCGGAACAGGCCTAGACCAGACTCTGACAGCGGCTCTCAGGATGCCAGTGAGTCCAATGGGGCTCTGGACCTGACGGCACCCAGCTTCACCCCAAAAACCATAAAAGAAGAGCCTGGCCTGTACTTCACTAATGGAGAGTATG CTCCCAGCCATTTGCCTCCTTTCCTGAGGGTGCCCTCCAGTCTGGTCCAATTGGAGATGCAGATTCCCCCAGAGAGCTCCATGGGCATGAGCTCTCTATTTGGCTCCCAGATGCCCCAGGGAGCAGGAGGGCAGCAAAGGGACAGCTCAAGTGCTCCCCGTAGATCCAGCAAGCAGCACCTGTGTAACTCCTGTGGCAAAAACTTCTCCTCTGCCAGTGCCCTGCAGATTCATGAGAGGacccacactggagagaagcccttCGGCTGCACCGTCTGTGGCAGGGCCTTCACCACTAGAGGCAACCTCAAG GTGCATGTTACAACTCACATGTGGAACAGCTCTGTGAGGCGTGGCCAGCGCCTCTCTCTGGACAACCCCATGGCCCTGATGGCCATGAGCTCAGAGTCTGGCAACATAATGCCACCTCCCAAGGAACTGGATCCTCAGCCAATGAACTTCGACCAGTCTCTGTGGAACCAGTATGCTGCTGCTTTCACCAACGGCTTGTCCATGAAGACTAACGAGATCTCTGTGATCCAAAATGGTGGTATGCCTGGTAGCCTGGCCGGTGGTCCTCTGTTCCATTCGACTGGAGGCCTGATGGAAATGGATGGGTCCCACTCTGGCCTGCCTGCCACCATGGCAGAGATTGAGAAGAATGGCTCAGAGAGTGTGGCCAAATCTCAGTTCCCACATTTCATGGAGGAAGGGAAAATTGCAGTGAACTAG